The Plasmodium berghei ANKA genome assembly, chromosome: 12 region CATGCCTATATATGCTTCATACATGAGTATATACGTATGAAGGATAtaattttccttttattaattatttctatatatatatatatatatatatataatatatttatgaatttatttattatttcacatacatttatatatatgcttatCAATTCGTTAATTattgatttttattattttaaatatttatatcatttttattattttaattattttttttctttctttgCTAAGTAAACCATGAACCACAACTAAAcatgtttttaaatttttttcaaaactatttattaaaaatatagagcATGAATATTTcaatgaattatatatttatgcatataatgtAGGGGAAAATATAgccaaaataaaaaaagtaaaataatattaatgtgAAATGACCAGATGCTCCCATGTTTATGTGTACATTTATAGCTCAATTATAAAACTGCTATAAACAGAAAGGTAAGAGAAAGAGCTACATTTATCTTACAtaaggaaaatataaacatattttcgATAAGTATTATGAAGCAAATAAGGCCGTAAAGATGTAAatgttcatattattaaattttccaaaaaataaataacattaTGAGGCTAAGCAGGATAAGAAGGAAAGTAGACCCATTATTAATCGTTAGCAAAAGACTACCTtcttatttaaaaaaggaaaaaataaatttatcaaaaacGAGCAAGAATAATAACGATAATAGTAACTTTAATAAGAAAcatgtaaaatataatcaaaTCCCCGCATTTGTTCaggatataataaaattcacaaaaaaaaataaatataactaCGAAGCATATGACGTATTAATAGataagaataaaattatttattttaataacttACTAAATGAAATtgaaaagaataaaaatttattaacatcCACATTAATACatgatatatatcaatgtttatacaaattaaattatttaaggatagatattatttgtaatttatttagtatattaataaataatactaTAGATTTTTCAAACTTAAGAGGATATGTTAATTGTAATTTTAAGGAGCTAATAAATATTACgcaatatttatatcattttcaaaacatatgtaaaaaaaatatacagtCTATTCTTTATAACAACAAGGAATACTTTAATCTCAAAGTTGTTCAACGATTTGTTAAGGAGCATAggtataatataaatttcgATAATAAtggttataaaaatataatatatacgaatatatacaattatataGCTAAATATGACCAAGCAGAAAATATAGACATCTTATTACATTCTATTATAAAGGCAAATAActattcaaataaaaaaagagaaaaacaaataaacgAAATACCATTCTCATCTGATGGTCTATCAATTGACTTAAACCTCCAATGCCAGCATTCGGATCAAATAAAAGTgcttgaaaaaaaattcccTATTAAATGTGGCACTATAGAAAACAGTGGTTGttcaaataatatgtatacagAAGAaaattctaaaaaaaacgaGGTATCGAACTCGtcatatatacattcaAATGCAAAAAGTGTAAAAGAAGGCGACGAAGAATTTTtaattgaatatataaacaactTTTACAAATTAAATGACATGTTTACATTTATACTAAATAAAGtactaaattattttaacgAAAAAAGCAACctatttgatttttataatttaaaattattattcttttatctaggaaaatacaaaaagttcgatatgaatttaatagaaaaaatatcgaATAAGCTTATTgaagaaatagaaaatattaagaCAAATCATAAACTTGTGTCAGATAATAATGCatttgaagaaaataaaaaatataattatgcaaataataatcaacgaaaaaaaaaaaaaaaatttataaatacattttcaaaaattgaCTCGAaagaatttttaattataccATATACTATCGGTGTGTCTATGAATAcacattttaataattatttaattgaatatgtaaatatttatatacttagTCTAATAAATTCACGAATTAATTGTGATGTTGtaaatattgtttattGTTTAGTtggatataaatatattatgataattttttttatcatgtataatatttttaagtttAAGGAAAAGACTATGCAagatattaattatttaaataaatacaatatattcctaaaaagaataattaaaaataaagttaatatttcacaaatatattctgaaaaaataaatataatatcagaaaaagaaaattatttttcacaCAGCATCAACGAACTTAATACCAACTCGGGCATCAATCCTAATACTCACAAAAAAGTGGAGACATCTTTTGAAAAcgaattatataattatgaaaatgaaatgaataataattataaattagaaaaaatggACTTCAATTTGAAAAACCAAGAGGAAAGtgctaataaaaatatagatcaaaataacaatattaataacCATAACTGTTcacataatataaatatagaccacaaaataaataatttaataaaacctgattatattttcaactTGCTATTGAAGGAATTCGAAAtaaatgttaataatatatcgttaataaatacaaataaaaattctttGAATAATAGATATGATAGCAAACAACTTGaagaattttatatttattataaaaatattttttataaaatttaccattattctatatttttactgaataaatatgatattaAAGATATGctcaaaatatatcaaaatttaaaatcaATTTCTCTAAATGAcgatattataaataatatatacacagAAGTACTTTGTGATAAAATTACTCTTAATTCACGGAATGACCAAAATGCTTCAAGTTTAATTAACATTATTTcgggaaaataaaaaaggtaacgaattttaatatatacattctTTCTTTTATCGATACACTTtgtatatgcatacatatatgactaaaatatgcatacaaCTATTACATAAGCTTTGTAACTTTAAAATTacttttttaacaaaagtGTTAATATAACTGTTTAAAACTTCCActtatgaataaaatatttaatagtgggcataaaaaaaaatataataataaacattaaaaatccaaaggaaaaaaaaaatgaaaatacaaCATATAAATTCATCAAAGACACGTTacaacatatattttaaaatttcaactaatgaatatataaaatgcacaaataaattatgcaaaaaatatagataagaaaaaaaggtCCTTAATATAATGTGATTAAGGTAGATATgtattatgcatatatacatgctTGTAtgattaatttttttttcgtacATTGGAAGCAATAAAACGAATCACATTCCATGCAGTAtctttataaatataatatgtactttaaaaatagtgaaacaaaaaaattattatatatataagaaacCATACATGtgtgtatatacataccTATGTATTCCATATGTAAAAaagatatttatattattcataaaatatcaCATATATCCACGTCATTAATAAACTAATTAATTATGTTATCTTTCACAacaaatacaaatatatattgtgaATGTGCGCGCCGAAACAGCAAactcaaataaatatgtaatcgaaaatataatatgccTATCAAGTATAGATATATGTGTTGTGACAAAACGTGCGTAAAATATACATGTGtatgtattttataaacTTATAAAACTGTACAAGTTATATTGTTTCTGCGGAAGTAGtagttatataaaaaatcgaaTGCGGCTCTtctattaaataataatatataaatttttaatcaAAGCTATGGGAAGATATTTTAAGCATTTCTCCTCCTACATGCTCATTAAATCtcaatttataaataagtCCATTTGAAcatataacaataatacaattttgGTCACTTACAAATGCACAAATtgatgatatttttttcccagggattttatatgatgaaaaaCTCCAATCGCTATTTAAGTACGGATGACAAGGTAATAAACATTTAATAgatgattttttattttttgattctttttcataatttagCATAACATGtgaagatatattttttcctttagATATTATATCTACTTTTCTTGGGGGTcgatttcttttatatatagaaaatacaTGTACAGTATTTCTATTTGAAGTTAAACACAGccaattattatcattactGATATTTAaggataatatttttgcatttttagTACCTCTTCTAAATTCGTTTAATAAACTTCCATCGAAAGTATTAAATAATCTTATAATTGTTCCCTTTGTAGAAGCGGTTACTAATAGTTTTCCATCATTACTTAAATTTATACATCCAATTGGATTATCATGAGCATATATACTTAAATCggttttaaaatttatataaggGAGTTCTTCATGAACATTTTCACtagcatttttttcaaatatatgaatattaaCTCGACCTTTTATAGGTGACAAATAtgcaataataatatttttatcaatatttGATAAGCAACATAATCCTGATGGATTTTTTGTTGTATTCAGGGtttctaataatattatatcttttaacctgtatatacataatttatattctaAAATGACCACAATTATTTCTCTTAATAATCTCACACCGATAATGTTTGATGAAAATGTCAATTTTGCTATTTCTCTCATTTGTCTATCATCccatattattaaaacattttttgcCCACTTTCCTTTTCTATCATTTTTGTTTCCAGTTATTGCTAAAATATTGCAACGATAAAGCATTTCTGCTATGTATAACCCATTTTTATTCCGATCAGTTAAAtctaaaatataaaataaaataaaataaaataacaatgtTTGAGTGTGGCGTCGTcatatatcatataaatattcaaacCAATATTTACACATGTAATGCTATTACCTCTACTATACGTTTGAGTGAAAGGATTTGTATTGTAAATCTTAAATCCCTTTTCGTTGGCCATACACAAACAGCCATAATCTTGATTAAAAGCTATATATCTATTATTATCTAATCTTAATGAtaccattttattttttctttgtatataaattgggaacaattacaaaaaagcaaaaataaataagggGATTGACACAATATTTCTGTTATTATAGAACAAGGTTGCTGAATGGTGCCTACAcgtgtatataaatacatatatgcgTATCAGCTGCAtacgtatatatatattatgtagaCGTATATGTAAgcatatatacacatgCTCATATAttccctttttttaatataaaatatatactgtcattattattttatgcccatctaaaaaataaaaaaattaatcaCCTCACaaagaattaaaagaatatatttcaattaCTAAGTTAAATGATGAAACAAAAactaattatatatatttacagtATGCATgtgcatatgtatatatttatttaaaagttTAAAATGGGAGTTCtagtaaaataatttcttaGAACAGTTAATATTGTAGTACAAATATAACTACATATATTAcatgaaaaataatcatatacttaaaaaatcatatacttataaacattaattataataaatatatccttattcatattaatgtattttattatgataaaaaaaatactataatatatatatatatatatatttactgGACTTGTAagaataagaaaaaaaatgaagaaatttccatgtaaaatatattataatatatattgacATTAATAccataaaataatgaaagaAACTAAcagtaaaatatataaattattataaatggaaaaagttatatatatcattaattaaaaaatataaaatgacataataatgaaatgctataaattattatataaatatttatttattttaattactatttattttatttttttattattacatttcctatattttattatataagcATTTTAAAACGTAGAAATTAAACTCGTCCTAAAGCCAATTTTAGCGGGTTAagtgaatataaaaaggaaatatcATGCGAATACTTTTAcacaaaatatacaaaGAAGAAAATTACCGTAtggtaatttttttgactctttaatatatggtaaaatttatataaaatgcattataatatattaagcATAATTAAGGAATTATgcatcaattttttttgtagcGTACAAaccaatttttattatgcatataaaaatacactcatatacatatatatatatatatatatgtcctggtatatatttttaatatatattaattcataaaaaaaataataatacatcCATAAATGAGGCTTAAAATTTGTTGTCAATTTTTTCgaacaaaaaatgtatatttataattatccAAATCtttaagaaatataatactattaaaattaatacacTTTTTGGAATAgctaattatttttatttttttgtcagTTCAAATAGAAATACAAACTTATGtgtataatacatatattcatacatatatatatggtttatatgcattattttttatgtagattggtatttataaaataaaaaagcaTGCTTAAGAATTAAATAtctcattttattaaaaaaataaaaagaataaatttCCCCACCACCACTTTGGGGTATTTTTTCCTACTGTCTACTCATTcgtttatttaaaatttttttacattatatCTATAATCTGACCATATATGAGTATAAGAGTATGGGAATACCTTAATTATAAAGGAAACAATACGTGTTTTataattacaaaatattattaataaggGAATTCCCTCAAACAGCTATTTCCATTATgtgtataataatatattttattatatggcgctttatggaaaatataattttctctgtacaattttaattgtgccattttttgttttataataaattataaaaatatacggtaatataaatttttcgaaataaaataacaataacatacaataatatataataaaatgagcATGAACGTGCTTCCACTTTTTCACATTTGCTCATCCTTTCAACTAAATAATTGCTTAGATcccaaaaatatatatgaaagtaaaataacaaaaaaatcgaatggatactataaatatgttGTAATACCAAACATACACATGCTTAAAACTATATTGCATACTATATACACTTAATTGGCTTAACATAATTGAATttcgttatttttattattttacagACTTTATCTGCTCTGTGTGCTTAGATTTATTCGATACCCCTGTAACAACTTCGTGCAATCACATATGGTTAGATCcccatatatatacgcCCATAAATGctatgtttatatatgtatacatatctggatattatatgttttacaCTTCTGCAAAATAAatctatatattcattCTTTTGTTTACCATCCTATTTATAGCTGTTACAAATGTATGTATTATTCTCTGCTTCATAGAAGAATTTGTCctatatgcaaaaaaataattaaatatgatGAATTGAAAAAGATATCAGGTAAAGCAATAGAATTGCATAccaattaaaatatataaataaggGGTGGgggaatatatatgttttctTTCTAGGCAtcatttcattatatacaCAACCAAATAAATGGACATCGCCTTTATTGATACATAATTATCATTCCTTAAGACTTAAATGCCCATTTATACTTCGATTCTCTCCACcacacatttttattttctttcaaTAAATTTCTTATCaggaaaattaaaaaaagaatatgaGCAGTTAAGAATAAAATGCCCTTTATGCAATGAAGaaataagaataaaaaatcaaaaaaaacactTTAGTGTGTgcaaatacaaaaaatgtaaaaattatatattaggATGTGAATATTTTGATGAAAAAGGTAAAATAGAAATGCATGAAGAAGAGTGTGAACATAGATTAATAAATTGTTCAAGTTGTTCTAATCTGtttcattataaaaatatagtttttgtattatcattaaaaGAGAAATATGAACTTAATATAAGATTtccatatacatattattcgtattattataatttattattaaatacaaattttaatttttttaattataattactgtataaataaaaatatacatagtaataattatatatcgagaaaaattcaaatttttaaaaaacttcaatataatttagatcaccatttattttctgttaatgataaaaataatatatctatCCCAATAAACAGAAATATTCCTTTGAGTGTTTGTAaccataatatatattatagaaCTAACAATAGCAATCACACAAATAATTGtgacaataataataatgttgaacataaaatagttggtgtagaaaataatacaaatgcaaataataattcacCGAATTTACATGAAGGGGAGTCAAATATACcaaatacaaaatttacATGCAATGGGAATGCTCACACACCCcttaataataatgctAACAATTTTTCTCTAACCACATTCTTGCGAAATCATGCAGATTTAGAATCGAATATAGCAAACGGTATTGATGAATCTAACATTGAGATAGTAAGCAATTTTGGTGATTCAATTGGAATTCGACGATTCGCTGATATTAACTGTTTTAATGATGATgatcataattatatagaCAATACTAATTTTATTAGGGATTATAGTGATGTAGAACGGATaggggaaaaaaaatatctcTGTGGAGAATATTATATGCGCGAAAAAGATAGACACATAGAAAAAGATATTTCAAATTGCTCTTCAGAAGATAGCAGTAATGAAGAGCCAAGTGCTGAAGAATATTTAGATATATTACCATTAAGAAAAACATACAATTttaacgaaaaaaatagtaaagatacactaataataataaaagaattgtttcaatttgataatattaatttaagtAGCATTTATGTGgataataaagatatatttctttgtaataaaaactgttttattaatacaATTAAAAACCTTAAAGATGAATTAGATAAATCTCTAACTCTATTATATGTTTCGTGCTGTATTGGAATGCCTATAATGTTCTCACTTGGATATATGAGTTTTCTTACAACTAAGggtttttttaaactttCCTTTTTGATAACCACTACTTTCATCAATTTATCACgtaaaattttcaataatttattcaaataaatgcataattttataaaaattgcaaaaataataataaaattttcaaatgctagataagaataaataattaagaaatgctatatttttaccAACTATGTTtagtatattattaataaatgattATGAGCATtgtatttatcattttatttgttttttcaaaGTATGAatgtacatatttattttatataataattttagtTATAACCTTTTTGGTGTCAATTATTGTATGCTTAAAGGGCATACtttttaaatgtattttaacctaatatatatgccacattttatgaaaaacaattatatgttttaatgattatattttctgtattttatgttttaaattcgttatttttttatcttttaataCTATACAATTAAGGCATTTATGATGTGTatgcttatatatatcatatatatgagCAACTCCTTTTTCGTTAGGGATATACTGTTGTAAATGTGCGAAAATAGTTTTagcattatttttttttataaatacaccaaaaaataaataaatactaGAAATGAACATTTCATAGTATAATTTAGATTATCACAatttaatacaaattttattgtaTTCATATAgtttacaatatatatgtgccAGTAGATTTtgcttaaaaaaattttattacacaaaatattataaaacaaaaatatgtgaaaaatgtcaaattaaaaaaaaattaaatgtttTACAAAAAGCATTATTGATGCACATCATATTCCTTTACACTAGGATGAATAAGCATAACATTTAGTATCAACTAAAGACATTGAAGGTAAATTATGTTCCATTCTAGATTTcgaaattaatatatttcatagaaattatttgtagttatgtatatatggatATTCCAATTTAACTTTTTATTCGTGTGAATCCATGGGCtttatccattttttgtaaCATTTCCTTCCTTAATCTCTAAAATCGTAAACTTTTAATTCTAAATTAATTCATCATTTTAATATCCCCTTTGTagtaatttatatttattaactCAAAGCATTTCGATTTTTGTAAATCCTTTAAATATCTATTTTTATGTCTTGGTATGTAACTGTTgtaaatatcaaaaaaacgCTGGTAATTGTTAATCTTGCATATATCAGAATAActgatatatttaattaagcTATTTAGAAGAAAGTTAGCTATATATGCAAATCTATGATtcataacaaaaaaagaaataaaatccATTAATTTGTTAAGGTACAAAAAGTAAGAATGCTCACTTGTggttttcattttttttaaaaacataacaaaattttcatcattatttttatcttcttcattattatttttttcatcgtCTTCTTTTCCTTGTTTTGAAAAAAGCGATTCACTAATTTTTCTTTGATCGGGATCTTTAAACATTGCGTGGTTTTCTTTTGTAACcctattttcattatttactAACTTATCCGATTTATAAGATTCCAATTCTGAcaattttgtataaatgtatttttctaatatatCAGCATTTTCTAAATGATTTTGAATATTAGTAATTTTAGAATCGTCATAATATAAGCtctttaatttattttcttcgatatttgtatttattaaacCGATGTTGGAGTTATCTATAGATATATTAGTTTTTTGATCATTtgcatttaataatttattggACATTTCTTCATCTTTATAATAGCTTGTTTCCTTTTTAATAGGTATTGAATTGGGGTGATTTTTAGTTCTCTCCATTATTCTTCTTATACCATATTCATATTCaaattgttttaatatatttaatatattaaatgtataagaatttaaataattctcTATGATTGTTTTAAACttaaactttttatttaactTTAAACAAATAAGTAGCGATTCATTAAtcttattttcttttattaaattttctaaacaattttcataatatatattttgttttctctcataaatattttcactaacttttttttcgcttacatttttaaaaaaaattaaatctCCATTAATAGAAGAAGAAacaatttcattattattattgtaacTCTGTagacaaaatattttatcattatgaTAATTAATAGTTGATACTTTttcactattttttatatttataatacttATATTCCCATTACTGTATCCATTAATCATACAATTGTCATTTAATATTAGcatttttgtaatattaaaatcaagactttgaatattttttaggCACTGGTATGTGTTAATATCCCATATTCTTATACTTTCATATGTACTACTATACAAAAGATTGCTTGTTTTAGAAaagcatatattttgaacTGATTTTGTATGTCCTTCTAAAGATGATATCAATTTTAGAGTATTCGCCTcgaataattttattgtcTTATCTTTGCTGCAAGTAGCAATCATCTGCACAAAAAGGGAAgtaaataattcaaatatgtatatatatatgcaaatattATCGTTTAAAATGATATACTCATTCAggtgtatatatacatgtgcacagaaaaataaaaaaacataacaTCAAACAGAAAGATAACTTTTTAAGAATGAGGAGTATTCCCTCATATTTCCTTACCTTCGAATTTTGTGATATTGTTATGTCATTTATCATAGCCTTATGAGGGTATATAGTAAAATTGCTTTTAATAACCTCATTATCATAAATTTGATcgatttttcttttttttttattatcttttaaattatctaaattaaatgaaaagtTCCAGAGTTTTAAACTACTATCTTCACAAACACTAACTAGTAATATTTTTGgaaattttttcaaattaacATCAATAGCATTAATAGTATATAAATTgtcttttaatatatataagcaattattattttttaaattccatacaaatatatttttatcattagaTCCACTAAATAAAAGAAGGTTTCTTTCGCTTATTTTAATGCATGATACAACATCTTCATGTCCAATTAGCAATTTTTGTGAAATTAAATTATCctcaaaatttaatattctTATAATGTTATCTCCTATTAAAATTGcgcatttatttttcattctATTCTCTGATTCGAATGTTTCTGTaccatattttaaatgtatTGAACCCTCATCTTCATCACTACTTTTACTATGTTCGCCACTAATTATAGGCTTAGGGtttgaattaaaaaatatcatttcAAAAATTCCTTCCAATttacatgcatatatttttattaatttaaagcTTCTTATATCATAAATTAATATCGAACTGTCTTctctaaatatatataacttgtgttttaataaagcaagtttaattatattactTTCATTAATtagatatttattttctttaaatttatatattatatttccttttaatggattataaaaaattaaatccCCACAATTGTTATGGGTAAGTATTAaccattttatattttcatcttcTATACTTagtttactttttttatttttaaaaatattcgaAGGTATAATTATagcattatttatatcatttgctagataaatttgtttaattgGACTTTGTGTAATTACATTactactttttttattctttctctttttattattactagcATTGATGTTATTCTGCTCATTTTTAAGTCTGTCGAAATTTTCTTCACTTTCCAAATTTAAGGCGCTTAAATTCCATAcgttcataattttatcattaccTATACTAATAAATCCTATCAATGTTTCTTCTTCTCCCTCATCTTTTTCTGCTTCTTCCTCATTCTCACTCTCATCTTTTTCTGATCCCTCCTCATTCTCATTCTCATCcttttcttcttcttcattatttgcCTCTCCATCGTTCCCCTCAATGTTTGCTTCTTCATACTCTTTCCCTATATTTTCTTCGTCCATATTTTGTGATTCAATCTTTATTTGATCGTTTCTACTTTTAATTGccaaaaaaagaaaatccACTATTCCACTCATATGGTCTTCACatgatataattttttctttcttgtctatatcataaataaaaatattttttgttgtaTCTGCgctaataataaaatttttgtacatttttaaattagtAATTCTACTGTTATGGATTTTATAagataatgataatttatatgtgtttaaattatatacgTTAATCAGACCATTAATATATCCCacaattaattttttatattttatattattatagcTAAAACATGatatgttaatattatttgttttccatatttttttttgctttaGATATATCCAGTTGTAACTATaactatataatttttcatcttcaccattttcataatcatataaataaatatttttctctgTACTCTCATCATTTACATCCgtttcatcattttcattctcattatttcctttttttaaattattaggaactaaaatataatgatgaaTATTGTTATCATCTgttgataaaaaaacatttttatcagaataataaaaatgccctatagaattaaataaggatatacaatttttgtttgaatattttttataataatctTCTTTTATGTCGTCAATATCTATGCATGATTCCAAAACGAGAGTTGGATACATAACGTTATATAAACTTTGAgattttgcatttttttgatCATTAACTTTgaaacaataaatattattgttacacaaacttaaaaataattcatattcctttgaataatatacattGTTATCACCATCGTAAAAGTCAGAATGCTTCCTATCGATTTCCAAACTAGAAATTACCGACATCGTGGGTAGTTCAAAACAT contains the following coding sequences:
- a CDS encoding autophagy-related protein 18, putative, translated to MVSLRLDNNRYIAFNQDYGCLCMANEKGFKIYNTNPFTQTYSRDLTDRNKNGLYIAEMLYRCNILAITGNKNDRKGKWAKNVLIIWDDRQMREIAKLTFSSNIIGVRLLREIIVVILEYKLCIYRLKDIILLETLNTTKNPSGLCCLSNIDKNIIIAYLSPIKGRVNIHIFEKNASENVHEELPYINFKTDLSIYAHDNPIGCINLSNDGKLLVTASTKGTIIRLFNTFDGSLLNEFRRGTKNAKILSLNISNDNNWLCLTSNRNTVHVFSIYKRNRPPRKVDIISKGKNISSHVMLNYEKESKNKKSSIKCLLPCHPYLNSDWSFSSYKIPGKKISSICAFVSDQNCIIVICSNGLIYKLRFNEHVGGEMLKISSHSFD
- a CDS encoding U3 small nucleolar RNA-associated protein 13, putative: MSVISSLEIDRKHSDFYDGDNNVYYSKEYELFLSLCNNNIYCFKVNDQKNAKSQSLYNVMYPTLVLESCIDIDDIKEDYYKKYSNKNCISLFNSIGHFYYSDKNVFLSTDDNNIHHYILVPNNLKKGNNENENDETDVNDESTEKNIYLYDYENGEDEKLYSYSYNWIYLKQKKIWKTNNINISCFSYNNIKYKKLIVGYINGLINVYNLNTYKLSLSYKIHNSRITNLKMYKNFIISADTTKNIFIYDIDKKEKIISCEDHMSGIVDFLFLAIKSRNDQIKIESQNMDEENIGKEYEEANIEGNDGEANNEEEEKDENENEEGSEKDESENEEEAEKDEGEEETLIGFISIGNDKIMNVWNLSALNLESEENFDRLKNEQNNINASNNKKRKNKKSSNVITQSPIKQIYLANDINNAIIIPSNIFKNKKSKLSIEDENIKWLILTHNNCGDLIFYNPLKGNIIYKFKENKYLINESNIIKLALLKHKLYIFREDSSILIYDIRSFKLIKIYACKLEGIFEMIFFNSNPKPIISGEHSKSSDEDEGSIHLKYGTETFESENRMKNKCAILIGDNIIRILNFEDNLISQKLLIGHEDVVSCIKISERNLLLFSGSNDKNIFVWNLKNNNCLYILKDNLYTINAIDVNLKKFPKILLVSVCEDSSLKLWNFSFNLDNLKDNKKKRKIDQIYDNEVIKSNFTIYPHKAMINDITISQNSKMIATCSKDKTIKLFEANTLKLISSLEGHTKSVQNICFSKTSNLLYSSTYESIRIWDINTYQCLKNIQSLDFNITKMLILNDNCMINGYSNGNISIINIKNSEKVSTINYHNDKIFCLQSYNNNNEIVSSSINGDLIFFKNVSEKKVSENIYERKQNIYYENCLENLIKENKINESLLICLKLNKKFKFKTIIENYLNSYTFNILNILKQFEYEYGIRRIMERTKNHPNSIPIKKETSYYKDEEMSNKLLNANDQKTNISIDNSNIGLINTNIEENKLKSLYYDDSKITNIQNHLENADILEKYIYTKLSELESYKSDKLVNNENRVTKENHAMFKDPDQRKISESLFSKQGKEDDEKNNNEEDKNNDENFVMFLKKMKTTSEHSYFLYLNKLMDFISFFVMNHRFAYIANFLLNSLIKYISYSDICKINNYQRFFDIYNSYIPRHKNRYLKDLQKSKCFELININYYKGDIKMMN
- a CDS encoding zinc finger protein, putative, which encodes MNVLPLFHICSSFQLNNCLDPKNIYENFICSVCLDLFDTPVTTSCNHICCYKCMYYSLLHRRICPICKKIIKYDELKKISGKLKKEYEQLRIKCPLCNEEIRIKNQKKHFSVCKYKKCKNYILGCEYFDEKGKIEMHEEECEHRLINCSSCSNLFHYKNIVFVLSLKEKYELNIRFPYTYYSYYYNLLLNTNFNFFNYNYCINKNIHSNNYISRKIQIFKKLQYNLDHHLFSVNDKNNISIPINRNIPLSVCNHNIYYRTNNSNHTNNCDNNNNVEHKIVGVENNTNANNNSPNLHEGESNIPNTKFTCNGNAHTPLNNNANNFSLTTFLRNHADLESNIANGIDESNIEIVSNFGDSIGIRRFADINCFNDDDHNYIDNTNFIRDYSDVERIGEKKYLCGEYYMREKDRHIEKDISNCSSEDSSNEEPSAEEYLDILPLRKTYNFNEKNSKDTLIIIKELFQFDNINLSSIYVDNKDIFLCNKNCFINTIKNLKDELDKSLTLLYVSCCIGMPIMFSLGYMSFLTTKGFFKLSFLITTTFINLSRKIFNNLFK